The genomic stretch ATCCATGACGCAGTTCAGCAACCCGGATATCGTCGGTGATTCCCCCGCCTGGCTGAGTTTCATCTGGATCGCGTTCACGACCGCGCTGGGCCTGATGATCCTGGGCATCTACTTCATTCCGGTGGACTGGTGGATCAAGGGGTACCTGTACATGGGGACGCTGTTCCTGACCGCCA from Deinococcus soli (ex Cha et al. 2016) encodes the following:
- a CDS encoding YiaA/YiaB family inner membrane protein; protein product: MTQFSNPDIVGDSPAWLSFIWIAFTTALGLMILGIYFIPVDWWIKGYLYMGTLFLTASTLTLSKSLRDRHEHERLVNRVKSARTEQVLSKFDT